The window GATCTCTGGCAGGTTCTTTATACGCCACTATGGTGATGATGCCATTGTCCAGGCACTCACTTAGCTGTTCTCCGCTATGATAGGCTTTGTCAGCCAGTACAGTGATTCTTTTCTTTCCTAGTGCTTGTTTAGCTGCAAGAGCTGTAGGAGCTAGTGCTTTAGAATCGTTCTTGTTGAGGGCCTGGTAGTGGATGATTAGGCAGTGTTTGCTATCGACTGCTGCCTGGCTGTTGTAGCTTACCTCCACTACATTATGGTGCTGGATTAGGGCTCTGCTTTCTTTATCTGAAGTAGATACCTGTCCGTCATCACTTTGCGCTACCTCTTTTTCCATCTGCTCGTACTTGAGCTTTCGCTTCTCCAGGTGCTTAAGAGCCACTTCGATGTCAGCCCTGGAGCCTTTGACATCATGGGCTTCCTTTTGATCTTCCTCTTCCAACAGATCCAAGTAATCATCTATCTTTTCTTGTATGTAGCTAAGCTGGCGCTCTATCTTCTTTTGGTTGTAGTTGTTCTTTCTGGAATTCACTGCTCTGATCTTTGTGCCATCTATGGCTACATATTTGCCCTTAAGCAGGTGAGCATCATTAAGAAAAGCTACAAAGGCCTTGAAGACCTGCTTGAGCTGCTGGGGATGCTCTTTCCTGAAGTCAGCGATGGTATGATAGGCAGGACAGAGCCCCTGTAGCAGCCACTGCACTTCAAGATTCCTTCTGCATTCTGTCTCCAGCTTTCTGCTTGATCTGATCCTGTTGTAGTAGCCATACAGGTAGAGCTTCAAAAGATGAGCAGGATCAAAAGAGGGTCTGCCCGTAGCTTTGGGCTCCACTCCCTTGAAACCCATCTCCAAAAGGGGCAGTGCATCTACAAAAGCATCAATGACCCTAACTGGATTATCAGCTGATATGGATGCCTCCAGACTAGTTGAAAAAGTCTGATTACGATCTCTTCCCGTCAGATGGTGCATCCCTTAATTTAGCTAAACCTGTTGTTAAACTGAAGAAAATTCAACAGTTTTAACAGCGGTGCTTTTCGCACAGACTGACGTTGTAGAGAATTAAATAAATCGAGCTATGAGAAAGGGGATCAAAATATTAATTATAGTTTTTATAGTTCAAACCATAGCATCATGCTGTGGACATGTTAAATTTTATGACTATGACTCGATGATAGTCTCAGAATCTGACTTGGTAATTGAGGATGGAGAAAATCTTGAGCTTCGTCTTGATGCTCAAAACATAGACTTCCTTTCTTTTAGACTATCTCAATTAGGACACAATCAATCATTTGCATATGATTGTGACAAAGGTTGGGGAGGCATGAAACACAGAATTACAGATATTACAATAGTTAGTGATTCAGACTTTGATTATTCACATGCCGTTGGGATATCTCTTGATGATTTATTTATGTATAGCAAATTCAGAGGAGATGGTCAATACGAATGGGTTGAATTAACTGACCTGAATGATTATAATTCTAATAGTATAACTTTAAAACTTAAAACTCGTCCAACCAACGGACTAAATCATAAGTTCTTTATTACTATTACTAAGTCGAATAGCGAGTTAATTAAAGTTGAATCGAATACAATTGAATGGGTAGAATAAACTCTCTACAACAACAGAATAAAACAAGCGCCTCACAGCTCCGTTGCCATTGACCATGCAAAGAGCTATCTTTTCGTTCTCTAAGATCCCCAGGAGCTGGGGCGCCTGCTTTATTCAATGGACGTAGGTGGCGAGCAAAATTTAGAAACTAACTTAACTAAATCTATTAATGATATGATGAATAAATATGGACTTCACGGTAAATTAAAAGCGAAAGAAGGAAATGGGGATAAACTTGCGGCAATCCTACTTGAAGCCTCAAAATTAGTTTCAACTGCAAAAGGTTGTAATCTTTATATCATCAGTAAAGATAAAAATGATAAAGACTCTGTTTGGGTAACAGAAGCTTGGGATAGTAAAGAAGACCATGATAATTCATTAAAAGTTGAAGGTGTGAGAGAACTAATTTCTCAAGCAATGCCAATCCTTGACGGACAACCAGAGAAAGGACAAGAACTTGAGGTTTTAGGAGGAACAGGAATTGATTAAAGTAGGAAAGCCAGCCACTAACAATACAAACAGGATATTGAGCTTTAACTGGAAATTCGGAATTCACAGCCATTTATAAACCAAATAGCAACTGGAAACTGATGTGCTAATATATGCCCAACACCCAGTTTGCGGACCGCTGGTATGCATTAGATCGTAACTCTATGAAACTTCAGATAAAGTATTTGAGGCTAGTGATGGTACTGATACTTGTTTGTATTTGTAGCAGCTCATTTTCGCAGACCAATAAATTTATTCCTGAATTTAGTACTGCGCTATCATCTGATGTGGCTCCAGATATTCTAAAGCAATGCTCCAGATCAGTGCCTGGAAATGTTGAGAGCTACTTTGATCTAAAAGATGTAGACATTCAGAGATTAGAATCTGATTTTAGAAAAGTTCTATCAGTTAATCCAGATGGTTGCTGCTATCCAGGCAAAATAGGGAATCTAAAAAAGTATGGATATCAATACGCTGGACTAGTGATCAATAACAGAAGGTATATATACATTAATGCTTTCTATCTGGACTCTAAGGAAGATCTTGAAAGATTTCATAAAGACTGGAAAACTCTGCCAGTAATAGTGTGTGACGGCGGAGAATCTTATTGGGGAGCACTTTATGATATTGAAAATGGAAGTTTCAGTCAGCTTTATATGAATGGAGTATCTTAAAAAATATAAAACGCATACCAACAACAGTAGCTGTTGCACAACTCTTTGAAAGAGAGGCTGTTTTTCCATGTTTTAAAATCACCCACTGCTGATTTTTGTCACCAATACAGCATTTCATCAAAAACAGTCAAAAAAGAGCGTTCACTGCGGCCACAGGAGCTACCAGAGCGGCTAATGATAGTTTCTGTTCTACAGAATCAGGTTCATTTGCAGGTGATAGCATTTTAGTGTTTTAGAGAAACAAGTAGTGGGGTATCTTTACCCCAAGGTACGAGTTTTTGGCCTAAGTGGGTAGTTTTGAATTGCATCCGTTTGAGAGTCAGTTCTTAATTTAGCATCTATTGAAAATCTGTCCTTTGGAAGGAAATGCAGCAGCATGCCAAAATAAAGTGCATGAATCAACTGAACAGAAATGGCACCCCAGCTTTCAATCGTCGAACTGCCGAAAACAAGTGCTGCCATAGTGAGAAGTCCCGCATAAATGGAATTTCTTGTCTGCCAACCCAAAATCAGAAGGATACCGATGATCAGTTCGATAAACGGCAAAGCATATCCAAAAGGCAACACCAGAATTTCCGGCAAAATTGAATCTTTAAACTGCTCTGTCATTCCCTCTGCAAATCCGCTGAGTTTCGGCAACCGAACCAAACCGTGTCCAAACATACTCATTGCCAATGGCAGGCGAAGAAAAAAATAACTGTATTTTGTTTCCATCTTTTTATTTTTATTAAGTGTTTTAATTTTGTTAATGTCAGATTAAGTAAATCATCATATTTATATTCAAAAGAACGGCTGTGGACTAAAATGTATGATAGTTTCTGATGTACAGAATCAGCTTCATTTGCAGGTGATGGTACTTTAGTGTTTTAGAGAAACAAGCCTCCGCAGTTCCTGATGAGCCTGCGCGGCCCGGCATCTTCTGTACTTGCTTTCGCTGCTGCAGGCAGCAGCCCTTGTAAGTATAGTCCTGTTGAAATTACTTCCTATTAAAGCCAGTAAACGAATTTCATGACCAGGCTTTGGTTTTGCCTTTGTCCTAAATGTGTGTTGTGGTTGTTGGAATACACCAGGTAGAGATCCGAGAGTGGTCTAAATCTCCACTGCAGACGCCCATAAAAGTTCAGATTTTGATTTTGTGAGTTATATTGTACTATCGAATTGATGAACAAGGAGCGGCTTAAAGATAACTCTGCCCTTGGTCCTAGCAGGAAAATGTTATTATTGGCATAGGGCTCTGGAAGCCTTATAAAGTTAATGTTGAAATTAATGCCCACCATGCCCCAGGGTTCAATTTTGCGGTTTAGGAAGCCTTGAAACTTAGCAATATTCCCGTTGTAAAATTTGCCCAGATCACTGACTAGCTGCCAGGAATAGGTTTTCCTCAGATCCGAGACGTAATGAACTTTGAAATAGGAGTAGCGGTAATCGGTGTGTGCTGCCAGACTGGGACCTTCGTTTTGGGCTGGATTGAAAGGCACGTTCAGATAAGTATAGTCGTTCATGAATAAGGTGTAGATAATCGCTGTGTTCTCAAATTTCCATTTAAGTCCGGTGAAGAACCTCTGGTCTGTTTTGTTTCTGCTGAGAGAATCTAGGTAGAGGCTGTAGTGCAAGATCGGCTGTATATAGTTCAGCTGCCATGATTTTGGGTAAATGAAATAGGAGAGTTCTCCAAAAAGGTTGGTAAAATTTTTGCGGGGCACAAAGCCAGTCTCTGGTGCGAAATCCTTGCCAACTTTGTTCACACCCACCCAACTGAGGGTGCGTTTAGATGTGTACTGCAGCAGCCCGCCTTGGGCAGTGGAAGGCCTGTCGCTATTGTTGGTAAAGGAAAAATGTTGGTATAGTTTTCCTGTCCATTTACCGTCTTGAGAAGCCAGGTTGTAATCAAGACCTGCAACACGGTTGTAATCGTTGGTGTTGAAGCGGTAATCTGCGCTGTTGTGGTCGCCCCAGGCTTGCCGGTTTACCAGAATAACCCCAATGTTCGACCTGGAGAAGACCTTTTGCTGCAGCGCCAGTACGCTGTAATTTTGGCTGGGATAGTACTCTTTACTGTGAGTTGGTTCTGCGGGTTCTGTTTGCAGGCCTTTGGTTTGAATGCTCATGGCACCGATCCTTAGGTTGTTGTTCAGTTTGCCGCTAAGCCGTAGACCGCCCAGTACCTGAGTTTGTTCGTAGAGGCCGGTGGTGGCATTGTAGCTCAGGCCTATGCGTCGGGAATAAAAGGGGCGAACGGGGCTGGTACCTCGTTTTTCCAGGCCAAACTCCGAAAACAAATCGCTGTTCTCAATAAAAAACAAGCGCTTTTCTGGAAATTCTAGCTCAAACCTACTCAGGTTTACCTGTGCCTGGTCTACCTCGGCCTGAGAGAAATCCGGATTGATGGTGACATCTAAATTCAGGGAAGGGGTAATGCCAACTTTAGCATCCAGGGAGGGCCTTAACTGAGATTGTACCGCCTTCTGCTGATGTTGGCTTGCTGCAAAACTAAGGCTTGGAATGAGAGACACATTTCTTTTGGAAGCTTTTACCTCATCGCTCCATTGCAGTTTACCATGATATGCCAGATTGCCCAGGTTGAAGAAACGAGGGGTTGCTGCCCAAGAAGAGCGCTCGTTGCTGCTGACATCATTTCTCACAAAGTTGATGTTCCATTCAGCTGCATTTTCCCGAAAGCGAAGGTATCGTAAAGGAATGGCCATTTCTACCGTGTAGCCCCTCTCGTGCTGGCGAACCGAAGAGTACCAGATAATGTCCCAGGTAGCATCGGCCGTGGTACCATTAAAAATTTGTTCTTCCCGCTGCACCCCATGGGCACTCACATAGAACCCGTAGCCATTGGTATTGTCGCTGAAAGCGTCTATGATAACACCAAAGGCATCGTTTTCTACAAAGGGGAAGTCTCTGCGCAACGACGAGGCAATGTATTGTTGAGGCTTAGCACTGGCATGAAGAACATCTGCGCCTATGTAGAGGTTTTTATCGTCGTAGGCTACCTTTGTTATGGTAGTTGCCGAAGCCAGGGAAGTATCAGCCGGAAAGTTCATCCAGAATGCTGTGGCTTCAGGGGCTTGCTGCCAAACACTTTCCTCTAAGGCGCCATCAATGGTTAATTCGCTTGCTGTTCTCCAGGCTGTTACCGTTTTGTTTCCTGGAGACGGCGGTGTGTTGCCATAAACCCCAGAGGCTGAGACCAAGAGTGCTGCTGAAAATAAGATTAACTTTTTCATAGTTTACTCTTTTTTCAGCTAATAAGAAGCTTTTTGAAATACGATGCTGGAAACTTCGACAGGGGCACAAGCATCACGT of the Flammeovirgaceae bacterium 311 genome contains:
- a CDS encoding transposase IS1182 family protein (COG3666 Transposase and inactivated derivatives), whose protein sequence is MHHLTGRDRNQTFSTSLEASISADNPVRVIDAFVDALPLLEMGFKGVEPKATGRPSFDPAHLLKLYLYGYYNRIRSSRKLETECRRNLEVQWLLQGLCPAYHTIADFRKEHPQQLKQVFKAFVAFLNDAHLLKGKYVAIDGTKIRAVNSRKNNYNQKKIERQLSYIQEKIDDYLDLLEEEDQKEAHDVKGSRADIEVALKHLEKRKLKYEQMEKEVAQSDDGQVSTSDKESRALIQHHNVVEVSYNSQAAVDSKHCLIIHYQALNKNDSKALAPTALAAKQALGKKRITVLADKAYHSGEQLSECLDNGIITIVAYKEPARDPVPTAAYYLEQFHYDEKKDHYICPKGEVLSSNGSWYEKHKVSLEKKNASPYMVKHYKTKACLCCAAKALCTINKAGRLIERSEHAGVIKSNNQRVMRQKEVYRKRQAIVEHPFGTIKRAWGYSYTLMKGLKKVDGELGLIFTCYNLRRAVSILSVPKLLKLLKSYTKWPVAALSSLTALYLMLFS
- a CDS encoding hypothetical protein (COG1359 Uncharacterized conserved protein); this encodes MDVGGEQNLETNLTKSINDMMNKYGLHGKLKAKEGNGDKLAAILLEASKLVSTAKGCNLYIISKDKNDKDSVWVTEAWDSKEDHDNSLKVEGVRELISQAMPILDGQPEKGQELEVLGGTGID
- a CDS encoding DoxX family protein, with product METKYSYFFLRLPLAMSMFGHGLVRLPKLSGFAEGMTEQFKDSILPEILVLPFGYALPFIELIIGILLILGWQTRNSIYAGLLTMAALVFGSSTIESWGAISVQLIHALYFGMLLHFLPKDRFSIDAKLRTDSQTDAIQNYPLRPKTRTLG
- a CDS encoding membrane associated hydrolase yields the protein MKKLILFSAALLVSASGVYGNTPPSPGNKTVTAWRTASELTIDGALEESVWQQAPEATAFWMNFPADTSLASATTITKVAYDDKNLYIGADVLHASAKPQQYIASSLRRDFPFVENDAFGVIIDAFSDNTNGYGFYVSAHGVQREEQIFNGTTADATWDIIWYSSVRQHERGYTVEMAIPLRYLRFRENAAEWNINFVRNDVSSNERSSWAATPRFFNLGNLAYHGKLQWSDEVKASKRNVSLIPSLSFAASQHQQKAVQSQLRPSLDAKVGITPSLNLDVTINPDFSQAEVDQAQVNLSRFELEFPEKRLFFIENSDLFSEFGLEKRGTSPVRPFYSRRIGLSYNATTGLYEQTQVLGGLRLSGKLNNNLRIGAMSIQTKGLQTEPAEPTHSKEYYPSQNYSVLALQQKVFSRSNIGVILVNRQAWGDHNSADYRFNTNDYNRVAGLDYNLASQDGKWTGKLYQHFSFTNNSDRPSTAQGGLLQYTSKRTLSWVGVNKVGKDFAPETGFVPRKNFTNLFGELSYFIYPKSWQLNYIQPILHYSLYLDSLSRNKTDQRFFTGLKWKFENTAIIYTLFMNDYTYLNVPFNPAQNEGPSLAAHTDYRYSYFKVHYVSDLRKTYSWQLVSDLGKFYNGNIAKFQGFLNRKIEPWGMVGINFNINFIRLPEPYANNNIFLLGPRAELSLSRSLFINSIVQYNSQNQNLNFYGRLQWRFRPLSDLYLVYSNNHNTHLGQRQNQSLVMKFVYWL